One Ranitomeya variabilis isolate aRanVar5 chromosome 5, aRanVar5.hap1, whole genome shotgun sequence DNA window includes the following coding sequences:
- the LOC143773913 gene encoding histone H2B 1.1-like: MADPKAAPAPKKGSKKAVTKTQKKDGKKRRKSRKESYAIYVYKVLKQVHPDTGISSKAMGIMNSFVNDIFERIAGEASRLAHYNKRSTITSREIQTAVRLLLPGELAKHAVSEGTKAVTKYTSAK, from the coding sequence ATGGCTGATCCCAAGGCTGCTCCAGCCCCCAAGAAGGGCTCCAAGAAAGCCGTGACCAAGACCCAGAAGAAGGACGGCAAgaagcggaggaagagcaggaagGAGAGCTACGCCATCTACGTGTACAAGGTGCTGAAGCAGGTCCACCCCGACACCGGCATCTCCTCCAAGGCCATGGGCATCATGAACTCCTTCGTCAACGACATCTTCGAGCGCATCGCAGGGGAAGCCTCCCGCCTGGCTCACTACAACAAGCGCTCCACCATCACCTCCCGGGAGATCCAGACCGCCGTGCGCCTGCTGCTGCCCGGAGAGCTGGCCAAGCACGCCGTGTCCGAGGGCACCAAGGCCGTCACCAAGTACACCAGCGCCAAGTGA
- the LOC143773914 gene encoding histone H2A type 1, with the protein MSGRGKQGGKVRAKAKTRSSRAGLQFPVGRVHRLLRKGNYAERVGAGAPVYLAAVLEYLTAEILELAGNAARDNKKTRIIPRHLQLAVRNDEELNRLLGGVTIAQGGVLPNIQAVLLPKKTESSKASKSK; encoded by the coding sequence ATGTCCGGACGCGGTAAACAAGGAGGAAAGGTCCGCGCTAAGGCCAAGACCCGCTCATCCCGGGCAGGACTGCAGTTCCCAGTCGGCCGTGTGCACAGGCTTCTCCGCAAGGGCAACTACGCCGAGAGGGTGGGCGCCGGCGCTCCGGTCTATCTGGCcgctgtgctggagtatctgaccgctgagatcctggaattggccggcaatgctgcccgggacaacaagaagacccgcatcatcccccgacacctgcagctggcggtgcgcaatgacgaggagctgaacaggctgctgggtgGGGTGACCATCGCCCAGGGGGGCGTCCTGCCCAACATCCAGGCCGTGCTGCTGCCCAAGAAGACCGAGAGCAGCAAGGCGAGCAAGAGCAAGTGA
- the LOC143773915 gene encoding histone H3 translates to MARTKQTARKSTGGKAPRKQLATKAARKSAPATGGVKKPHRYRPGTVALREIRRYQKSTELLIRKLPFQRLVREIAQDFKTDLRFQSSAVMALQEASEAYLVGLFEDTNLCAIHAKRVTIMPKDIQLARRIRGERA, encoded by the coding sequence ATGGCCAGAACCAAGCAGACCGCccgtaaatccaccggagggaaagcTCCCCGCAAGCAGCTGGCCACTAAGGCTGCCAGGAAGAGCGCTCCCGCCACTGGCGGCGTGAAGAAGCCGCACAGATACCGGCCAGGAACAGTCGCTCTCCGTGAGATCCGCCGCTATCAGAAATCTACCGAGCTGCTGATCCGTAAGCTTCCCTTCCAGCGCCTGGTGAGAGAGATCGCCCAGGACTTCAAGACCGATCTGCGCTTCCAGAGCTCGGCCGTCATGGCCCTGCAGGAGGCCAGTGAGGCTTATCTGGTGGGGCTGTTCGAGGACACCAACCTGTGCGCCATCCACGCGAAGAGGGTCACCATCATGCCCAAAGACATCCAGCTGGCCCGCCGGATCCGTGGGGAGAGAGCTTAG
- the LOC143773916 gene encoding histone H1A-like, giving the protein MAETAPAAASPPAEPAAKSKKQPKKSAAGGAKQSKKPSGPSVSELIVKAVSASKERSGVSLAALKKALSAGGYDVEKNNSRLKLAVRGLVTKGALLQVKGSGASGSFKLNKKQQETKEKAAKKKPAAAAKPKKPAAKKAAKSPKKPKKAPTAAKKSPKKAKKPAAAAAKKAAKSPKKPKAAPKPKKVTKSPAKKAAKPKAAKSPAKKAAKAKKPAAKK; this is encoded by the coding sequence ATGGCAGAGACCGCGCCAGCCGCCGCTTCTCCTCCCGCAGAACCGGCCGCCAAGTCCAAGAAGCAGCCGAAGAAATCCGCCGCAGGGGGcgccaagcagagcaagaagccctCCGGTCCCAGCGTTTCCGAGCTGATCGTGAAAGCCGTGTCCGCCTCTAAGGAGCGCAGCGGGGTTTCTCTGGCCGCCCTAAAGAAGGCTCTGTCTGCCGGTGGGTACGATGTGGAGAAGAACAACAGCCGCCTGAAGCTGGCCGTCAGGGGTCTGGTCACCAAGGGCGCCCTCCTCCAGGTGAAGGGCAGCGGCGCCTCCGGGTCCTTCAAGCTGAACAAGAAGCAGCAGGAGACCAAGGAGAAGGCGGCCAAGaagaagccggcggctgcggccaAGCCCAAGAAACCAGCAGCCAAGAAAGCGGCCAAATCCCCGAAGAAGCCCAAGAAGGCCCCGACTGCGGCCAAGAAGAGCCCTAAGAAGGCAAAGAAGCCCGCAGCAGCCGCGGCCAAAAAGGCAgccaagagccccaagaagccgaaaGCAGCTCCGAAACCCAAGAAGGTGACGaagagtccggctaagaaggcggccaaacccaaagctgccaagagtccggctaagaaggcGGCTAAAGCCAAGAAGCCCGCGGCTAAGAAATAA